DNA sequence from the Blastomonas fulva genome:
TGCCGTGATCGGCACGACCGGCGGCGATGCCATTGCGTTTGGCAAGGGCAACAGCGTCGCCATCGCCGACCTGCGCGATGCCAATCACGCGTTCTTCAAGGACTGGATGGAAGGCTAAGGTTCGCGCGAGCGTCCCTTCATGTCGCTCGGGAGCGCGGAGAGGTTAGCGAGGGATTTTCGGTAAGCTTGTACTCCCGGACCGTTTTTCCTGAGCGAAGTCGAGGGACGCATGCGCTTTGGTTAGCGTCAGCTCACGGCAAAAAGGTTGGCGTTCATGACGACAGGGTATTCCGGCACGCCTTTAGCGCGCAAACTGGGACTGAAATCGGGCATGCCGGTGTGGTTCGATGCCATGCCTCAAGCCGTACGGACCGAGATTGACGCTGAGGTCGAAGGTATTGTGCCCGTCGCCTCCCCTGATGAGGGTTTTGCTGCCGCACATCTTTTCACCACCGAGCGCGCGGTGCTGGAGCGCGAGCTCCCAGTCCTGATGGCCGCGATGGACCGCGATGGCTTCATCTGGGTCAGCTGGCCCAAAAAGGCATCCAAGGTGCCCACCGACATTACAGAGGACACCATTCGCGAGATCGCGCTGCCGATCGGGCTGGTCGATGTGAAGGTGTGTGCGGTCGACACCATCTGGTCCGGCCTCAAACTGATGATCCGCAAGGAATTGAGATGACGATGCGCGTTTTTGCGGCATGGCTGGCGCTGCTGCTCGCCCTGCCCACCCCCGCTCTGGCCTGGGGCGACTATGGCCACCGCACGATCGCCCAGATCGCCGAGGCCAACATTTCGCCCAAGGCAAAGGCGCGAATGAATGCGCTGTTCCGTGCCGAAAAGCTGCTGGCGACGCCGGATTGCCCGCTGCGCAACATCGGCGATGCCAGCGTCTGGGCGGACTGCGTCCGGCGCGACGATCTGCGCTGGGGCTACACCGCGCCGTGGCACTATATCAACATGGACATCTGCAAGCCGTTCGACATCAAGGCGAATTGCGCCAACGGCAACTGCGTCGGGGCGCAGGTGGCGCGCAACGAAAAGCTGCTTGCCGACAAGCGCCTGCCCGCGCATGTCCGGCTCGAGGCACTGGCGTGGCTGGTTCACACCATGGGCGACATGCACCAGCCGATGCACGGCGGCGACCGCGGTGACCTTGGCGGCAACCGGGTGAGCGCGGCCTACGGAATCGTCGAGGGTCGGATGAACCTGCACCGGCTGTGGGACACGCCGGTTGCCGAACGCGCGATCACCCAAGGCGAACCGATGGTGCGGCGCTATGCCGCCACCGAACGCAGCCCCTTTCTTACCGGGACGGTCGAGGACTGGGCGCTCGAAAGCTGGAGCATCGCGCGCGATATTGCCTATCCCACCGCGCAGCACGGCCCGGCCTGCGGCCCCGCGCTCAAGCCCGGCGAGCGCGCTCGGCATGACGACAGCGACATCGAAACGCTCATTCCCGTCGTGCGCCAGCAGGTGCTGCGCGCCGGGCTGCGACTGGCCGATGCGCTGGAGCGCGCGCTGGGCTGACACGATGATTTTGCACCCGAAACCCTAGCGGCAGCCGCCCGACGACAAGTCTTGCAATCGTTTGCATTGGATTGCATAGCTATACATCCGCAACAGCGGTGGACAGGCAGGCAGGCCATCCTTAACACGGGCCCGCAAGGCAGCCGCCAAGACTGATGGATAGGGAAAACTGATGGCCAATGCGCAATCCCGGACGTTGCTGCTCTTCGGCGCGACGGGCGATCTGTCCAAGCGGATGCTGCTGCCCTCGCTGTTCGTGCTCCACGCCGACGGCCTGATTGCACCCGATCTCAAGATCATGGGCACCGCACGCAGCGCGCTGGATGATGCCGCGTTTCGCGAAATGGTTGGCGAAGCGCTGAGCGAATTTCTGCCCGAACCGCGCAAGGACGATGCGCTGATCGCCAGCTTCCTCGAGCGGATCAGCTACCAGCCGCTCGATGCCTCGACGGTCGAAGGCTTCGCCGCACTTGCAGAGCGCCTCGGCGACATTTCGGGCGGCATGTCGATCTTCCTCTCGACCGCGCCGTTCCTGTTCAAGCCGACGATTCAGGGGCTGAAATCCGCAGGTCTTGCAGGCGAAATGGTCCGCATCGGGCTCGAAAAGCCTTTGGGTAACGATCTGGCCTCATCGTGCGCGATCAACGATGCGGTCGCCGACGCCTTCCCCGAAAGCCGCACCTTCCGGATCGAC
Encoded proteins:
- a CDS encoding DUF3052 family protein, translating into MTTGYSGTPLARKLGLKSGMPVWFDAMPQAVRTEIDAEVEGIVPVASPDEGFAAAHLFTTERAVLERELPVLMAAMDRDGFIWVSWPKKASKVPTDITEDTIREIALPIGLVDVKVCAVDTIWSGLKLMIRKELR
- a CDS encoding S1/P1 nuclease; protein product: MTMRVFAAWLALLLALPTPALAWGDYGHRTIAQIAEANISPKAKARMNALFRAEKLLATPDCPLRNIGDASVWADCVRRDDLRWGYTAPWHYINMDICKPFDIKANCANGNCVGAQVARNEKLLADKRLPAHVRLEALAWLVHTMGDMHQPMHGGDRGDLGGNRVSAAYGIVEGRMNLHRLWDTPVAERAITQGEPMVRRYAATERSPFLTGTVEDWALESWSIARDIAYPTAQHGPACGPALKPGERARHDDSDIETLIPVVRQQVLRAGLRLADALERALG